The Rattus rattus isolate New Zealand chromosome X, Rrattus_CSIRO_v1, whole genome shotgun sequence genome has a window encoding:
- the Cdr1 gene encoding LOW QUALITY PROTEIN: cerebellar degeneration-related antigen 1 (The sequence of the model RefSeq protein was modified relative to this genomic sequence to represent the inferred CDS: inserted 4 bases in 3 codons; deleted 3 bases in 2 codons; substituted 1 base at 1 genomic stop codon), with amino-acid sequence MDFQEDLDFLEDLDFLEDLDFLEDVDFSEDLDFQEDLDFQEDMDFSGRLGFLEDVDFLEDLDFQEDLDFLEVLDFWEDLDFREDLDFPEDMDFREDLDFQEDLDFREDLDFREDLDFLEVLDFWEDLDFREDLDFQEDLDFQEDLDFQEDLDGFWEDMDFWEDMDFLEVLDFWEDLDFWEDLDFQEDLDFWEDLDFWEDLDFLEDLDXDFREDLDFPEDMDFREDLDFQEDLDFQEDLDFREDLXFWEDLDFREDVDFQEDLDFWEDLDFWEDMDFLEDLDYQEDMDFREDLDFPEDLDFPEDMDFREDLDFQEDLDFQEDMDFQEDLDFWEDLDFXEDMDFWEDMDFLETWIFWEDRDFWEDMDFLEDLDFFRKTWIFREDLDFQEDMDFEEDMDFLEDLDFREDLDFWEDMDFQEAMDFWEDMDFQEDMDFWEDMDFLEDLDFQEDLDFWEDMDFWEDMDFWEDMDFWEDLDFQEDLDFQEDLDFWEDLDFXEDVDFWEDVNFSGRHGSLGRHGFSG; translated from the exons ATGGATTTTCAGGAAGACTTGGATTTTCTGGAAGACTTGGATTTTCTGGAAGACTTGGATTTTCTGGAAGACGTAGATTTTTCGGAAGACTTGGATTTTCAGGAAGACTTGGATTTCCAGGAAGACATGGATTTTTCTGGAAGACTTGGATTTTTGGAAGACGTGGATTTTCTGGAAGACTTGGATTTTCAGGAAGACTTGGATTTTCTGGAAGTATTGGATTTCTGGGAAGACTTGGATTTTCGGGAAGACTTGGATTTTCCAGAAGACATGGATTTTCGGGAAGACTTGGATTTTCAGGAAGACTTGGATTTTCGGGAAGACTTGGATTTTCGGGAAGACTTGGATTTTCTGGAAGTATTGGATTTCTGGGAAGACTTGGATTTTCGGGAAGACTTGGATTTTCAGGAAGACTTGGATTTTCAGGAAGACTTGGATTTTCAGGAAGACTTGGATGGG TTTTGGGAAGACATGGATTTTTGGGAAGACATGGATTTTCTGGAAGTCTTGGATTTTTGGGAAGACTTGGATTTTTGGGAAGACTTGGATTTTCAGGAAGACTTGGATTTTTGGGAAGACTTGGATTTTTGGGAAGACTTGGATTTTCTGGAAGACTTGGA GGATTTTCGGGAAGACTTGGATTTTCCAGAAGACATGGATTTTCGGGAAGACTTGGATTTTCAGGAAGACTTGGATTTTCAGGAAGACTTGGATTTTCGGGAAGACT GATTTTGGGAAGACTTGGATTTTCGGGAAGACGTGGATTTTCAGGAAGACTTGGATTTTTGGGAAGACTTGGATTTTTGGGAAGACATGGATTTTCTGGAAGACTTGGATTATCAGGAAGACATGGATTTTCGGGAAGACTTGGATTTTCCAGAAGACTTGGATTTTCCAGAAGACATGGATTTTCGGGAAGACTTGGATTTTCAGGAAGACTTGGATTTTCAGGAAGACATGGATTTTCAGGAAGACTTGGATTTTTGGGAAGACTTGGATT GGGAAGACATGGATTTTTGGGAAGACATGGATTTTCTGGAA ACATGGATTTTTTGGGAAGACAGGGATTTTTGGGAAGACATGGATTTTTT GGAAGACTTGGATTTTTTCAGGAAGACTTGGATTTTCCGGGAAGACTTGGATTTTCAGGAAGACATGGATTTTGAGGAAGACATGGATTTTTTG GAAGACTTGGATTTTCGGGAAGACTTGGATTTCTGGGAAGACATGGATTTTCAGGAAGCCATGGATTTTTGGGAAGACATGGATTTTCAGGAAGACATGGATTTTTGGGAAGACATGGATTTTCTGGAAGACTTGGATT TTCAGGAAGACTTGGATTTTTGGGAAGACATGGATTTTTGGGAAGACATGGATTTTTGGGAAGACATGGATTTTTG GGAAGACTTGGATTTTCAGGAAGACTTGGATTTTCAGGAAGACTTGGATTTTTGGGAAGACTTGGATTTTTAGGAAGATGTAGATTTTTGGGAAGACGTGAATTTTTCAGGAAGACATGGATCTTTGGGAAGACATGGATTTTCAGGATGA